A single window of Candidatus Zixiibacteriota bacterium DNA harbors:
- a CDS encoding glycosyltransferase family 2 protein, producing the protein MTDRATSKKTLVVVVTYNEGDKLRALVNRFPTDREYDLVFIDDGSTDGSTQFLEVEGHAVIRHNQNCGVGVGIRSAVGYCREHGYEVIVIMAGNGKMLPEEIPRLLEPIVTEQADYVQGSRYLEGGRSPNLPRFRHFAIRLLTGVIGRLIGFRGTDLTCGFRAYRLNLLDDSEVDISQDWLGRYEMEYYIHFKAITLGYRVTEVPVSMIYPEHRKDYSKIKPLTGWWSMLRPWVFLLLRIKK; encoded by the coding sequence ATGACGGATCGGGCAACATCAAAAAAAACTCTGGTTGTTGTTGTTACCTACAATGAAGGGGATAAACTTCGGGCGCTCGTGAATCGCTTCCCCACGGATCGAGAGTATGATCTTGTCTTCATCGACGATGGTTCCACCGATGGCTCGACGCAGTTTCTTGAGGTGGAGGGGCATGCCGTCATTCGACACAACCAAAACTGTGGTGTCGGAGTAGGTATTCGGTCGGCTGTAGGATACTGTCGCGAGCATGGGTATGAAGTGATTGTAATAATGGCCGGTAACGGCAAGATGCTTCCTGAGGAAATCCCACGATTACTGGAACCAATCGTTACCGAACAAGCTGACTACGTTCAGGGGTCTCGTTATCTGGAAGGTGGACGTAGTCCCAATTTGCCACGATTTCGTCACTTTGCCATTCGGTTACTCACGGGCGTGATCGGTCGTTTGATCGGATTCCGCGGAACCGATCTTACCTGTGGATTTCGCGCCTACCGCTTGAATCTTCTCGACGATTCCGAGGTGGATATAAGTCAGGATTGGCTTGGTCGTTACGAAATGGAATACTATATCCACTTCAAGGCTATCACGCTTGGGTATCGGGTGACAGAAGTACCGGTCTCGATGATCTATCCGGAGCATCGGAAGGACTATTCGAAAATCAAACCTTTGACCGGTTGGTGGTCAATGCTCCGACCCTGGGTGTTTCTACTCCTGAGAATCAAAAAGTAG
- a CDS encoding N-acetyltransferase, with protein sequence MTGNKHFIHETAIVETHNIGDGTRIWAFCNIQKGGTIGADCNICDHCFVEANVVVGDRVTIKNGVSLWDGVVIEDDVFVGPSVVFTNDIRPRSKAHRTEYDRTLVRQGATIGAGVTIVAGNTIGRYAFVGAGAVVTHDVPDFTLCYGNPARLKGYVCRCGERLDFNSDYLDQNTTGTRSVCACGLHFRLDADQVICES encoded by the coding sequence ATGACCGGTAACAAGCATTTCATACACGAGACCGCCATCGTTGAGACCCATAATATTGGTGACGGTACGCGCATCTGGGCATTTTGTAACATCCAGAAGGGGGGCACTATTGGCGCCGATTGTAATATCTGCGACCATTGTTTCGTAGAGGCCAATGTTGTTGTTGGCGATCGTGTGACGATCAAGAACGGTGTGTCGCTGTGGGATGGGGTAGTAATCGAGGATGATGTATTTGTTGGCCCGAGTGTTGTTTTCACCAATGATATTCGCCCTCGCAGTAAGGCGCATCGCACCGAGTATGATCGAACCCTCGTTCGTCAGGGAGCGACCATTGGAGCTGGAGTGACGATCGTCGCTGGCAATACGATTGGTCGCTATGCCTTCGTCGGGGCTGGCGCAGTAGTTACTCATGATGTGCCGGACTTTACTCTCTGCTATGGCAATCCGGCTCGCCTAAAAGGGTATGTTTGCAGGTGCGGGGAGAGGCTGGACTTCAATTCTGATTATCTCGATCAGAATACCACAGGAACACGAAGTGTTTGTGCTTGCGGTCTTCATTTTCGACTGGATGCTGACCAGGTGATCTGCGAGTCATGA
- a CDS encoding Gfo/Idh/MocA family oxidoreductase, whose translation MINIGVIGYGYWGPNLVRNFNALDDTTVTAVCDLRPERLEVVRRQYPAMKLLTSDANEILHANDIDAVAVVTPVSTHFALGQEALNNGKHLFMEKPFTATVEQAEQLIELASKKNLRLMVDHTFLYTGAVETIKRYIDTGELGELYYFDSVRVNLGLFQHDVNVIWDLAPHDVSIMDYLLDRSPRAVAATGVAHFDSGIENIAYLSTFYDNNLLGHIHVNWLAPVKVRKTILSGSKKMVIYDDMEPHEKVKVYDNGVDMFPDKDQIYNYQIQYRTGDMLAPKVDLTEALQRVTSEFRNAIEENRNPRTDGAAGLRVVRILDAATKSIRSDGSLIELE comes from the coding sequence ATGATAAATATTGGCGTGATCGGTTACGGTTACTGGGGTCCTAACCTGGTTAGGAACTTTAATGCTCTCGATGATACGACGGTCACAGCTGTTTGTGATTTGCGACCGGAACGATTGGAAGTAGTACGCAGACAGTATCCCGCAATGAAGCTCCTCACCTCGGATGCCAATGAAATTCTCCACGCAAATGACATTGATGCTGTGGCGGTTGTAACGCCAGTGTCTACGCATTTTGCCCTGGGACAAGAGGCGCTCAACAACGGTAAACATTTGTTCATGGAGAAACCGTTCACAGCTACCGTTGAGCAAGCCGAGCAGTTGATCGAACTGGCATCGAAAAAGAATCTGCGTCTTATGGTGGACCATACTTTTCTCTACACCGGCGCGGTCGAAACCATCAAACGCTACATCGATACCGGCGAACTGGGCGAGTTATACTACTTTGACTCGGTTCGTGTTAACCTGGGGTTGTTCCAGCATGATGTCAATGTCATTTGGGACCTCGCTCCGCACGATGTTTCGATTATGGATTACCTGCTGGACCGTTCTCCGCGAGCTGTGGCCGCAACCGGAGTGGCTCATTTTGATTCCGGCATTGAGAATATTGCCTACCTGTCAACCTTCTACGATAACAACCTGCTGGGGCATATACATGTCAACTGGCTGGCGCCGGTCAAGGTGCGCAAGACGATCCTTTCCGGGTCAAAGAAAATGGTTATCTATGACGACATGGAACCGCACGAGAAGGTCAAGGTTTATGACAATGGCGTTGATATGTTTCCTGACAAAGACCAGATATATAACTACCAGATTCAGTACCGAACGGGCGATATGCTGGCACCGAAGGTCGATCTTACCGAAGCGTTGCAGAGAGTGACGAGTGAGTTTCGCAACGCCATCGAAGAGAATCGTAACCCCCGTACCGATGGCGCGGCGGGTCTCAGGGTTGTGCGCATCCTTGACGCCGCTACGAAATCGATCCGCTCCGACGGCAGCCTGATTGAGTTGGAATAA
- a CDS encoding glycosyltransferase family 39 protein, translating to MQSRTFRRTIYLILILSVVLRVGFLASGDVLPVMWDARRYAAAALGLISLIDQPAVETVADEREDRYRFKHYYDKYIQGEKIEWLSYSPHTLTQAREELFISGPLYPSLLASIFVMTPSADFTFVRILGILFDLAANLLLIMVGVRLVGRLPALLAGIGYAIYFPFVLSSSMILLDTSTNFWILLALYLLLRAFESNSRACLFWAGAVTGLLILNKPTAMLLAGPLLAGMYFYVRPTWPTVVILKRILWYAAPLGAIAAIWVSIASVHYGQLAVRDPGYAAANLRQSSSIEFEGYDLDKVGDDFWSRSVTEGMIADPMGLAGLVVKKFDRLWRRPYNDFRRTLVVPYQVGEIMHLAIVVLGLAGLLLLLRLEFRLAAWLLFIIGYYTLIHVVFHSNSRYNLNAMPMVLLAAGHFVALLGASWRTNPVSSSWRLVGVAVLLLATWQFGPGWINTLFGSSVSRELVIGCLILKALLLASGFWIIGRLLIYDGHPRGTLLMTVGTVVIISVTGWTMTLDRDRWSEFECRLTDPHMVAGTRIYISHPPELGEGDMLSVVVDINTDSDPETELAITLGDWTQQLSWKDNRLRSLFYPKPTYRYYSELLPLGAEAFRQYLFIHSLPLSVLDRKGFIDIQVSAVQNEDKACISLWGNFQHSDDKHYIPAVRFTKSSFTSIERFVHEDDPRIQVPVKYLSDSAVSYYIPHDEMNLAGGSDLSPEPGIQSGRYNIFLLCIRADSSFEVY from the coding sequence ATGCAGAGCCGTACTTTCAGACGTACGATCTATTTGATCCTGATTCTGTCAGTGGTATTGAGAGTCGGCTTCCTGGCGTCCGGGGATGTCCTGCCTGTGATGTGGGATGCCCGCCGATACGCGGCTGCCGCGCTGGGGTTGATTTCACTGATTGATCAACCAGCTGTTGAAACCGTAGCCGATGAACGCGAAGATCGTTATCGTTTCAAGCATTATTACGACAAGTACATTCAGGGTGAGAAAATCGAATGGCTTTCATACAGCCCGCATACTCTGACCCAGGCGCGTGAAGAATTATTCATTAGCGGTCCGCTGTATCCTTCGTTGCTGGCCTCCATATTTGTTATGACTCCATCGGCGGATTTTACATTCGTTCGGATACTCGGTATTTTGTTTGACCTGGCGGCGAATCTGCTTCTAATAATGGTGGGCGTGCGACTGGTGGGCCGTTTACCGGCCCTGCTGGCAGGAATTGGATATGCCATTTATTTCCCATTCGTTCTGTCATCCTCGATGATACTGTTGGATACTTCTACAAATTTCTGGATATTGCTTGCATTGTATCTCCTGTTAAGAGCTTTCGAGAGTAACAGCCGCGCCTGTCTGTTCTGGGCTGGAGCCGTAACAGGGCTACTCATTCTAAACAAACCGACTGCCATGTTGCTGGCCGGTCCATTGTTGGCCGGAATGTATTTCTATGTGCGTCCAACCTGGCCGACAGTTGTCATTCTCAAGCGTATCCTCTGGTATGCCGCACCGCTGGGTGCTATCGCTGCCATCTGGGTTAGCATTGCCTCTGTCCATTATGGACAGTTGGCAGTGCGCGATCCCGGATATGCTGCAGCCAATCTGAGGCAGTCGTCTTCCATCGAATTCGAGGGATATGATCTGGACAAAGTAGGTGACGATTTCTGGTCCCGTTCGGTGACAGAGGGAATGATAGCTGATCCAATGGGTCTGGCCGGGTTGGTTGTAAAGAAGTTTGATCGCCTGTGGCGACGACCATACAACGACTTCCGACGTACACTGGTTGTACCCTACCAGGTCGGTGAGATTATGCATCTTGCCATTGTTGTGCTGGGTCTGGCCGGGTTGCTGTTATTGTTGCGGCTGGAGTTCAGACTGGCGGCATGGTTGCTTTTTATAATCGGCTATTATACTCTTATTCATGTCGTTTTTCATTCCAACTCACGATACAATCTGAACGCCATGCCAATGGTGCTACTGGCAGCCGGCCACTTCGTGGCTCTCCTTGGGGCTAGCTGGCGGACCAATCCGGTTAGCAGTAGCTGGCGTCTGGTCGGGGTGGCAGTGCTGTTACTGGCGACCTGGCAGTTTGGTCCGGGCTGGATCAACACTCTATTTGGTTCAAGTGTTAGTCGTGAACTGGTCATTGGCTGCTTGATTTTGAAAGCGTTATTGCTGGCATCGGGATTTTGGATTATCGGTCGGTTGCTTATCTACGACGGACACCCTAGGGGAACGCTCCTGATGACCGTTGGCACGGTCGTTATCATTAGCGTAACCGGCTGGACTATGACTCTCGACCGGGATCGCTGGTCTGAGTTTGAATGTCGCCTGACAGATCCCCACATGGTGGCTGGAACCCGTATCTATATTAGCCACCCTCCGGAGCTTGGGGAGGGGGATATGTTGAGCGTTGTGGTGGATATCAATACTGATAGCGATCCTGAGACGGAGTTAGCGATTACCCTGGGCGACTGGACACAGCAATTGAGTTGGAAGGACAATCGATTAAGAAGCCTCTTCTATCCCAAACCGACTTATAGGTATTACTCGGAGTTGCTGCCACTTGGGGCGGAAGCTTTTCGTCAGTACCTGTTTATACATTCGTTACCGCTTAGCGTGTTGGATCGAAAGGGCTTTATCGATATCCAGGTGTCCGCCGTACAGAATGAAGATAAGGCCTGTATCTCGCTCTGGGGTAATTTCCAGCATTCGGATGACAAGCACTATATTCCGGCGGTCCGATTTACCAAATCCAGCTTTACCAGTATTGAACGATTTGTTCATGAGGATGATCCTCGTATTCAGGTGCCCGTGAAATACCTGTCAGATTCCGCTGTATCCTATTATATTCCACATGACGAGATGAATCTGGCGGGGGGAAGTGATCTTTCGCCAGAACCCGGGATTCAATCCGGGCGTTACAATATATTCCTGTTGTGTATCAGAGCCGACAGTAGTTTTGAGGTTTACTAA
- a CDS encoding flippase-like domain-containing protein gives MYVAKGRTGVGGKIQLGHCGQGFRAVNLEPFQGQNMTLQAKKLLYLVIGLGISAVLLWVLFRNINFSELGTALKDANYLWLIPNVAFIFLTMYQRAYRWRAMVKPITHVTFQRLLAATCIGFMANNVLPLRLGEFVRAYSLASREKHITKSASLATIFVERMVFDLVALLLIFGCILYFSDLSLDPGMVQGLTIAVGIALVGIMFILSLALKPVQAGHLMTRYLFFVPDSVKESLEGIVMKFSRGLEFLTDFRSVASVGVQTLMIWLLMGFANIFVFKAFGLDLPLDAAYVVLVIVSISILVPSSPGFVGVYHAGAVWSMMRYGVSQADALSCALVLHATQYIVVTLLGFYFLKKEHLSLKHLEEEASEGGEVT, from the coding sequence ATGTACGTTGCAAAAGGGCGCACTGGAGTGGGCGGCAAGATTCAGTTGGGACACTGCGGCCAGGGATTTCGAGCGGTTAATCTTGAACCTTTCCAGGGACAAAACATGACCCTGCAAGCTAAGAAGCTTCTGTATCTTGTTATTGGCCTTGGCATCTCGGCTGTGTTGCTATGGGTGCTATTTAGGAATATCAACTTCAGTGAGCTGGGAACGGCCCTCAAGGATGCCAACTACCTTTGGCTGATTCCGAACGTTGCCTTTATTTTTCTGACCATGTACCAGCGAGCTTATCGCTGGCGGGCCATGGTGAAGCCGATCACTCATGTCACTTTCCAGCGTTTACTGGCAGCGACCTGCATCGGATTTATGGCCAACAATGTTCTACCTCTCAGGCTTGGGGAGTTCGTGCGGGCATATTCACTGGCTTCTCGCGAAAAGCATATTACCAAGTCGGCTTCACTGGCAACGATCTTCGTGGAGCGGATGGTATTCGATTTAGTAGCATTGCTATTGATATTTGGGTGCATTCTGTATTTCTCCGATTTATCGTTGGATCCTGGGATGGTGCAGGGACTCACCATTGCTGTCGGGATCGCCCTTGTAGGGATCATGTTCATTCTGAGTCTTGCGCTCAAGCCAGTTCAGGCTGGACATCTGATGACGCGCTACCTGTTCTTTGTGCCTGACTCGGTGAAAGAGTCGCTTGAAGGCATAGTGATGAAGTTCTCTCGTGGACTGGAATTTCTCACGGATTTTCGCAGTGTCGCCTCAGTCGGTGTTCAGACTCTAATGATCTGGCTATTGATGGGATTCGCGAACATATTCGTTTTCAAGGCCTTTGGTCTTGATTTACCGCTCGATGCTGCCTATGTCGTCCTGGTCATTGTTTCTATTTCGATTCTGGTACCATCTTCTCCGGGATTTGTTGGCGTTTATCATGCCGGAGCGGTCTGGTCAATGATGCGTTACGGCGTATCCCAAGCCGATGCTCTTTCCTGTGCGTTGGTGCTTCATGCAACGCAGTACATTGTGGTAACGCTGCTGGGTTTCTATTTCCTCAAGAAAGAACATCTCTCCCTCAAGCACCTTGAGGAAGAAGCCTCTGAAGGCGGGGAAGTGACATGA
- a CDS encoding glycosyltransferase family 4 protein: MKILALNWNDLANPYAGGAEVHLEELLQRLVVYGHEVTLFCSGFTGCRAEEMIEGIRVIRRGNRFNFNLVAPFHLRRLARENDFDLLIEDINKIPFYTPFYLDLKTLVVVPHLFATTVFQEINFVLGTYIYLAERPLVSVYRGRPFNVISESTANDLVARGIPREDVSVIHCGIDSDLFAHDPSIPKYERPTVLYLGRIKKYKCIQDLVQAFDLVKKRVSNARLMIVGAGDYLDPLREQVRELGLAEDVEFPGFVSVENKVERMRRAHVAVLPSLKEGWGLTNIESNSVGTPVIAADVPGLRDSVRDGVTGYLYEHGNINELAHKIESILTNESLQCTLQKGALEWAARFSWDTAARDFERLILNLSRDKT; encoded by the coding sequence ATGAAGATATTGGCTCTCAATTGGAACGATTTGGCGAATCCATACGCTGGAGGAGCCGAAGTGCATCTTGAGGAACTTCTGCAGCGTCTTGTTGTGTACGGACACGAGGTCACGCTGTTTTGTTCCGGATTTACTGGTTGTCGAGCAGAGGAGATGATTGAAGGAATCAGGGTGATCAGGCGCGGTAATCGTTTTAATTTCAATTTGGTGGCACCTTTTCATCTACGTCGTCTGGCCCGCGAGAATGATTTCGATTTGCTGATAGAAGACATAAACAAGATCCCGTTCTATACTCCTTTTTACCTTGATCTGAAAACGCTCGTAGTAGTACCTCATCTCTTTGCGACCACGGTGTTTCAGGAGATTAATTTCGTGCTGGGGACATATATTTATCTGGCTGAACGTCCCCTCGTTTCGGTTTATCGTGGACGACCTTTTAACGTTATTTCCGAGTCAACCGCCAATGATCTCGTGGCTCGCGGTATTCCTCGTGAGGATGTTTCGGTAATTCACTGCGGCATTGATAGTGATCTGTTTGCCCATGATCCGTCGATTCCCAAGTACGAGCGTCCGACCGTTCTGTATCTCGGACGCATCAAAAAATACAAATGCATACAGGACCTGGTGCAAGCATTCGACCTCGTCAAGAAACGAGTCTCAAACGCCCGTCTGATGATTGTGGGAGCAGGTGATTACCTTGATCCTCTGCGTGAACAGGTACGAGAATTGGGTCTGGCAGAAGATGTTGAGTTTCCAGGCTTTGTCTCGGTTGAGAACAAAGTTGAGCGCATGAGGCGTGCCCATGTAGCCGTGCTTCCGTCACTTAAAGAAGGATGGGGACTCACTAACATAGAATCCAATTCTGTTGGAACTCCGGTTATTGCCGCCGATGTCCCCGGACTGCGAGATTCGGTGCGTGATGGCGTGACCGGTTATCTATATGAGCACGGCAATATCAATGAATTGGCGCACAAGATTGAGAGTATCCTAACCAACGAATCCCTGCAATGTACGTTGCAAAAGGGCGCACTGGAGTGGGCGGCAAGATTCAGTTGGGACACTGCGGCCAGGGATTTCGAGCGGTTAATCTTGAACCTTTCCAGGGACAAAACATGA
- a CDS encoding DUF2723 domain-containing protein, whose product MRLRVSQQFDYTNAVVAGLVWVSSLAIYCLTVAPTLSFWDCGEFIAASHILGIPHPPGTPLYILFGRLFTLLPFWDDVSLRVNMLSAVCSSITAVFGYLIVVRFLRIWFGSETGSFARMLIYAGGASGALLAAFGLTNWTNSVEAEVYGMAMMLMLAVIWLTLIYREQSGTAPGYRVMALTVFLGILGIGVHMTVFVAVLFAGLFFVIKKSAPVETWYLIAVFVLFELYLIFALSSRVNEIPYFVPVIVVGILYFFYIFSFERVPRVQLLVGFGFLVAAMPLFSMAAANLGSSSDGVADLSRGSSMTTYIGVGVLALMTIWAIVVVLRWVNRRTKVGGSFPALAPAGFVIAASIAVVLLHIPKGLIPFLILSSLVVCGLLFVLRRQLHWSFLIALLGISLIVVGLKLFFIGVLTAMIVIIGFGLTGRLSGWKPAVALLVCAVIGFSVHLFVPIRSAQQPNINENNPSESLTATIGFLERKQYGAQNMLARMFQRRAEWINQFGDYRRMGFWRFFKQQYGMPGPASLMLVFVGVFGIWEIVRRRPRIGLPFVVLLLIVSVGLILYMNFADGTRQHPRTGMDYLEVRDRDYFFTPAFILFGMAVGIGLTAFVQTIRRSTVKFTTISRQAIPGMAMMLFLVPTITVANNYHYCDRSGNVIPYDYGCNLLESMPPNGILLTHGDNDTFPLWCLQEVYGLRPDVSVVNLSLSNTRWYIKQLQMNMGLDLGWTDAEIDQLRSIRTADGRVFRLQDLVIDALVDRYAQERPVCFSVTVGSGTRRYRGRKADSILSLKGLVWQVSQTQQPLEVDVDASVSFFLDPDRFRARGVNDPSIHQDEATLRLTRNYGNAFLVVADTIRKAGDLEKAAELARMAVEKIPHAGDPVTFLASIYESQGKVDEILSLIDETWAGDRRLLETTLARAYRGQENDTAAEETLNSLLASDPTYRPAFEELMRLYFENQRMANMRQLMQSWLQFNPADKRVREMLKELQGKVQSGIPADEVRQ is encoded by the coding sequence ATGCGGCTCCGTGTGTCACAACAATTCGATTATACCAATGCCGTTGTTGCCGGATTGGTTTGGGTTTCATCGCTGGCAATCTATTGCCTGACCGTAGCCCCCACCCTTTCTTTCTGGGACTGCGGCGAGTTCATCGCTGCTTCTCATATTCTTGGCATACCTCACCCTCCGGGAACGCCGCTCTATATTTTGTTTGGCCGTCTGTTTACTCTTCTGCCTTTTTGGGACGATGTCTCGCTGCGGGTCAACATGCTGTCCGCCGTCTGTTCCTCGATCACGGCCGTGTTTGGTTACCTTATTGTTGTGCGATTTCTTCGGATTTGGTTCGGATCCGAGACTGGCTCTTTTGCACGGATGCTGATTTATGCCGGGGGTGCATCAGGAGCTTTGCTGGCGGCCTTTGGGTTGACCAATTGGACTAACTCGGTTGAGGCTGAAGTTTACGGTATGGCGATGATGCTGATGCTGGCCGTGATATGGTTGACCCTGATCTACCGGGAACAGTCCGGAACGGCTCCGGGATACAGAGTGATGGCTCTTACTGTTTTTCTTGGTATCCTCGGGATAGGTGTGCACATGACAGTTTTTGTGGCTGTTTTGTTTGCCGGTCTGTTTTTTGTCATAAAGAAATCAGCGCCGGTCGAAACCTGGTATCTGATAGCTGTGTTTGTCCTGTTTGAGCTATATCTGATCTTCGCGCTGTCATCGCGGGTAAATGAGATTCCATATTTTGTGCCGGTTATAGTCGTTGGCATTTTGTATTTCTTCTACATATTCTCCTTCGAACGGGTGCCGAGAGTACAGCTTCTGGTCGGCTTCGGATTTCTTGTGGCGGCAATGCCACTCTTTTCGATGGCAGCCGCCAATCTCGGAAGCAGTTCCGATGGTGTGGCAGACCTTTCAAGGGGGAGTAGCATGACGACTTATATAGGAGTCGGAGTACTGGCGCTGATGACCATCTGGGCAATTGTAGTCGTTCTCCGATGGGTCAATCGTCGCACAAAGGTCGGTGGCTCATTCCCGGCGTTGGCCCCCGCCGGCTTCGTGATAGCAGCATCGATTGCAGTTGTCTTGTTACACATTCCCAAGGGTCTGATACCATTTCTAATTTTGTCTTCGTTAGTGGTTTGTGGGCTGTTGTTTGTATTGCGAAGGCAACTGCATTGGTCATTCTTGATCGCACTATTGGGAATCTCGCTGATTGTTGTAGGTTTGAAGCTATTCTTCATCGGCGTATTAACGGCTATGATAGTGATCATCGGATTTGGCTTGACGGGCAGACTGTCCGGATGGAAACCGGCGGTGGCGCTTCTTGTCTGTGCTGTTATTGGATTCTCGGTTCATCTGTTTGTGCCGATCCGTTCCGCCCAGCAACCGAACATCAATGAGAACAACCCCTCCGAGAGCTTAACCGCGACTATCGGATTCCTCGAACGAAAACAATATGGGGCACAAAACATGCTGGCCCGGATGTTCCAGCGACGGGCAGAGTGGATCAATCAATTTGGTGACTATCGGCGTATGGGTTTTTGGCGATTTTTCAAACAGCAATATGGAATGCCGGGTCCGGCTTCGTTGATGTTGGTTTTCGTGGGTGTGTTTGGGATCTGGGAGATAGTGCGCCGCCGTCCCAGGATAGGTCTTCCATTCGTGGTGTTGCTGTTGATTGTCTCGGTTGGTTTGATTCTGTATATGAACTTTGCCGATGGAACCCGTCAACATCCACGAACGGGAATGGACTACCTCGAAGTTCGCGACCGTGACTATTTTTTCACTCCAGCTTTCATTCTGTTTGGGATGGCGGTCGGAATTGGCCTGACCGCATTTGTTCAGACCATTCGGCGTAGCACCGTGAAATTTACGACGATATCGCGCCAGGCTATCCCGGGGATGGCGATGATGTTATTCCTGGTCCCGACGATCACGGTGGCCAACAATTATCACTACTGTGATCGATCCGGAAATGTCATACCGTACGACTATGGTTGTAATCTTCTGGAATCGATGCCACCCAACGGCATACTACTCACTCATGGTGACAACGACACTTTTCCTTTATGGTGTCTTCAGGAAGTATATGGATTGCGACCTGACGTGTCGGTGGTCAACCTGTCTCTGTCCAACACGCGGTGGTATATTAAACAGCTACAGATGAATATGGGGCTGGACCTCGGATGGACCGACGCGGAAATAGACCAACTCAGATCAATTCGCACGGCTGACGGACGGGTGTTCCGTTTGCAGGATCTGGTGATTGATGCCCTTGTCGATCGGTATGCTCAGGAGAGGCCGGTATGTTTCTCGGTGACTGTTGGTTCCGGCACTCGTCGTTACCGTGGTCGCAAGGCTGATTCAATACTTAGCCTTAAGGGTTTGGTGTGGCAGGTTTCTCAGACCCAACAGCCGCTTGAAGTTGATGTTGATGCCAGTGTTTCGTTCTTCCTCGACCCGGACCGATTTCGTGCTCGTGGAGTCAATGATCCGAGCATTCACCAGGATGAAGCCACTCTTCGTCTGACCCGCAACTATGGCAATGCTTTTTTAGTAGTGGCCGATACTATACGCAAGGCGGGCGATCTGGAGAAAGCAGCCGAGTTGGCACGGATGGCCGTCGAGAAGATTCCTCATGCTGGAGACCCGGTGACATTCCTGGCTTCTATCTATGAGTCCCAGGGAAAGGTAGATGAAATCCTCTCGCTGATTGATGAGACCTGGGCAGGTGATCGAAGGTTGTTGGAAACGACATTGGCTCGGGCCTATCGAGGACAGGAGAACGACACCGCTGCGGAGGAAACGCTGAATTCATTGCTGGCAAGCGATCCGACCTATCGTCCGGCGTTCGAAGAATTGATGCGTCTGTATTTCGAGAATCAACGCATGGCGAATATGCGTCAACTCATGCAATCGTGGCTTCAATTCAATCCGGCTGATAAGAGGGTGAGAGAAATGCTGAAGGAACTTCAGGGCAAAGTTCAGTCCGGGATACCAGCCGATGAGGTGCGCCAATGA